In Sphingobacterium sp. PCS056, the following proteins share a genomic window:
- a CDS encoding vitamin K epoxide reductase family protein translates to MGLFNFLYTAKQSDLYYTSGFVLGLFNVRYTKLNLQNLLEAHVDYLSLLSLKDILAEYNVVSMAVRKGNHSYAEFETPFICAIQKEGWSSPSFTVVTSAGDSNVMYLDPLSQKLVNIGTSDFEKIDKDIILLLDGEMARDEVNYSKNKQIERTDRIVKHLPYYLLIAIFVFSISILLMQGYFLSTLVGVIFMVTSVTGILVSSLLIRHEINSHDPFVKEVCGAWGKKSSCDSVLSSNQSTLFGISWSIWGSSFFTSFFLSQVLFIGQTSNLIVWSFLSIGMSLYFMFSVYYQWRIIKHWCPLCLLVQGLIAINFVISIIYFYNYSIDFASINFHHLLVVLFLGLASMLLVYFAIPVIKRANDSKEYRNKWMKLRYSPSVFNSLLNKSNVVALTNDNLGILIGNENASTEIIKVCNPYCGPCAKAHPELDDIIKNNKNVRIRIIFTASGDDEDIKTAPVQHLLAIQEKYGAKRVHQALDDWYLASTKDYAIFASKYPMNGELKQQKDKITSMYNWCNDMKIRGTPTLFINGRELPDQYSIKDLKSFF, encoded by the coding sequence ATGGGACTTTTTAATTTTCTGTATACTGCAAAACAGAGTGATCTTTACTATACCAGTGGATTTGTACTTGGTCTTTTTAATGTGAGATATACCAAATTAAATCTTCAAAATCTTTTAGAAGCCCATGTAGATTACCTATCATTACTCTCATTAAAAGATATTCTGGCTGAATATAATGTAGTTAGTATGGCAGTCCGTAAAGGAAATCATTCTTATGCAGAGTTTGAAACTCCCTTTATCTGCGCCATTCAGAAAGAAGGATGGTCAAGTCCGAGTTTTACAGTTGTTACATCGGCAGGGGACTCTAATGTAATGTATTTGGATCCATTATCTCAAAAGTTAGTTAACATTGGTACGTCAGATTTTGAAAAAATAGATAAAGACATCATCTTATTGCTCGATGGAGAAATGGCTAGAGACGAGGTTAATTATTCGAAAAATAAGCAAATAGAAAGAACTGATCGTATTGTAAAGCATCTTCCATACTATTTGTTAATAGCAATTTTTGTGTTTTCAATCTCTATTTTATTGATGCAGGGATATTTTTTATCAACTTTGGTTGGTGTCATATTTATGGTAACTAGCGTTACTGGTATATTGGTTTCATCTTTATTGATTAGGCATGAAATCAATTCGCACGATCCTTTTGTGAAAGAAGTATGTGGTGCGTGGGGTAAAAAATCAAGTTGCGACTCAGTACTCTCTTCAAATCAGTCAACCTTGTTTGGTATTTCTTGGTCCATTTGGGGCTCTTCTTTCTTTACCAGTTTTTTTTTAAGTCAAGTTCTTTTTATCGGACAGACTAGTAATCTTATAGTATGGTCATTCTTATCTATTGGGATGAGCCTATATTTTATGTTTTCTGTATACTATCAATGGCGTATAATTAAACATTGGTGCCCTTTATGTCTTCTTGTTCAAGGGTTAATCGCTATTAACTTTGTAATTTCAATCATTTATTTTTACAATTATTCTATTGATTTTGCATCTATAAATTTTCATCATCTACTTGTGGTTTTATTCCTGGGACTCGCTTCTATGCTACTTGTTTATTTTGCAATTCCAGTAATTAAGAGAGCAAATGATAGTAAGGAATATAGAAATAAATGGATGAAATTACGTTATAGCCCATCAGTTTTTAATTCGTTATTAAATAAAAGTAATGTAGTCGCACTTACTAATGATAATTTAGGAATATTGATTGGAAATGAAAATGCTAGTACAGAGATTATTAAAGTGTGCAATCCATATTGTGGACCTTGTGCCAAAGCACATCCAGAGTTAGACGATATCATCAAAAATAATAAAAATGTTCGTATTCGAATAATTTTCACAGCCTCTGGGGATGATGAGGATATAAAAACTGCACCTGTACAACATTTATTAGCTATCCAAGAAAAATATGGTGCTAAAAGGGTACATCAGGCATTGGATGATTGGTATTTAGCTTCAACTAAAGACTATGCAATATTTGCATCAAAATATCCGATGAATGGTGAATTAAAACAACAGAAGGATAAAATAACTTCAATGTACAATTGGTGTAATGATATGAAGATTCGAGGTACCCCTACTTTATTTATAAACGGCCGAGAGCTCCCTGATCAATATAGTATAAAGGATCTAAAAAGCTTTTTCTAG
- a CDS encoding GLPGLI family protein has product MFRYIIIILFFLPFSLFSQKLDHSFKGKVLYNISFKLDSTSSRSYNEVAELLFNDSTSLFRSVNFGKRDSALYSLEKNGDFEGYSMSFFGETLTVLPFQILKQHNTIFTFQNLNAGNGINVFCYAEPSNSIEWKLIDSTKTIAGMHCQKAEGKYAGRNWEVWFTNEIPINDGPYKFSGLPGLVISAIDNTKTWKLECLKINTDLIKEVNLNRYLRTGIQKVSREAFLNEQSNAKKSYVQNRMIEFLSNNKSISDDEIKERKRNFQASVDSDNNWIELHP; this is encoded by the coding sequence ATGTTCAGATATATAATAATCATTTTGTTTTTTCTTCCCTTTTCACTTTTTTCTCAAAAATTAGATCATTCTTTTAAAGGAAAAGTGCTTTATAATATCTCTTTTAAACTTGATAGTACCTCATCTAGATCTTATAATGAAGTAGCTGAATTATTATTCAATGATAGTACATCGTTATTTCGCTCTGTAAATTTTGGCAAGAGAGATTCTGCACTCTATTCTTTAGAAAAAAACGGAGATTTTGAGGGATATTCTATGTCATTTTTTGGGGAGACCTTAACTGTACTTCCATTTCAAATATTGAAACAGCATAATACAATATTTACATTCCAGAATTTGAATGCAGGAAACGGGATTAATGTATTTTGTTATGCAGAACCATCAAATAGTATTGAATGGAAGCTAATAGATTCTACAAAAACTATCGCAGGTATGCATTGCCAAAAGGCAGAAGGTAAATATGCTGGTAGAAATTGGGAGGTCTGGTTCACAAATGAAATCCCTATTAATGATGGACCATATAAATTTTCAGGATTGCCTGGATTAGTAATTTCAGCAATAGATAATACCAAAACATGGAAATTGGAATGTTTAAAAATTAATACAGATTTAATAAAAGAAGTAAACTTAAATAGGTACTTAAGAACTGGTATTCAAAAAGTAAGTAGAGAAGCGTTTCTTAATGAACAAAGCAATGCCAAGAAATCTTATGTTCAAAATCGAATGATAGAATTTCTTTCAAATAATAAGTCAATTAGTGATGATGAAATTAAAGAAAGGAAAAGAAATTTTCAGGCGAGCGTTGATTCAGATAACAATTGGATAGAACTACATCCTTAA